The Salvia miltiorrhiza cultivar Shanhuang (shh) chromosome 2, IMPLAD_Smil_shh, whole genome shotgun sequence DNA window AAACTGAATTCGTATTTTAGGAAACTGAATTTATATTTAAGATTAGATATAGTGGGATCTGTGAGTACCTATTTCCATCTGGATGAAGCTCGCATATCTGACCATCATCAGTGGCAGCCAATAAATATCCAGAAGGTGTTAAGCCCTGAGAAGCAGAAGTATTATGCTATAGCAATAAGCACTTGGACAGTTATAAATGACAGTTAGGCCACTGTTATGGTAACTTCAATAATTTTACTTGTATTTGTAAGAAAAGAATATTTTAGAATATGTCAAATTCAATAGGTGGAATAGCACCGGGCACGGAAGTAAGAGGACATAAATTGTTACAAGCACCAAAAACACAGTGCAATATTATTGGTTAGCGGTGGAAGTTCATAGTTACATTGATGACTAGATACCGACTGTAAAAGAACATAGCAAAATTGATCAGTGGAATCATGCCAAAGCTTGGCCATCTTGCTCTGACTTGCACCAAATAACTACTTCAAGGATTggcaaaatgataaaaaatccTGTAAAATTGCAAAGCTAATAAACCCACCTCCTACTCTTTCAATAATGATTTTGGACTGTAGTTGTCTACACTTGTGTGAAATTATACTGTCAATACATGTTGATACAAAATTGGCTAATTCTTCCTAACTCGATATTTTCTGTATAGCAAAAATAATAGGTTTCCCATCATCCGTGTTGCTCTTACGTGCATCAGCAAACAAATGAAAGTAAAAGTAACACAAAaggtaaaaaagaaaagaaaaaaaggcagGGGGAATAAGGAAAACAAAGAGCTGTTGTTATGAACTTTCACGACTTAAGAATTTACGGATGCAAGCTAGGATTTCTAAAAATGTGCATTCTATCTTCCTTCAGAAAAGAGCTCTCAGTGATGTGGCCCCTCAATAATGACAATTCAGTGGGATGGCACTGATAGGTTATTTCCCTTGGTTCACTATATTATCTCTAATTATTCTTCACATTAAATTTGCTCAAGTGTGAATTTGTTCCAGAATTGTTCTGaacaatcaaatcaatttttgcTCGTTCTTTAGAAAATCCACCTACATTGCACACTACTaaattttgaacaaaccaaGCATTCACCTTATCTTGTTTCGTGTACAGTTAGAGATGATTAATCAAAGTTTCCTAAGTGAGATTGTAATGGCCTCCAGAAATTGCTCGAGGACCAACGCAAAGTGGATTCTGTGGTGAATTGAAGAGCTTTTCAAATAAGATGTAAGGACAAACTCGCGATCATGTTTTTCCATAATATTCACCTGGATTGTGACAACATTTTCAGAAACTTGGTCTTCACTCTCACTCTTTTCCTGTAAAATAACTCGCTGTCCGCTGCACGCAAGTTACATAATAAGAAGCAGGAAAAACACGATATTCTACTAAAGTCACTCATCTGTAAATCATTGCATTCTCAAAATGACCAGAAAATTTCTTCTTTCAGTGATCACTTGTTAATAAATATTCAGGCTAGATCTTAACATGACTGGAAACTTTATATATGACTCTTCTTAAGAACCAAAGCTTGGTTCTTTCATAATTAAAGATAACTGAAGGTTTTCATTAGGAAAGATCACTGAAGGTTACAGTGTACATATTCAATGATGTGCTATTGATACTTTGCCTTTcccctctctttctttctttttttccccttCAGTTTTATGCATGCAATGCATATAGGTGGTCTTAGTAATGACAGAACAAGAGACAATGACATTGGTGGTCATAGCCATAGGCCTATTTTTTACTAGTTTTTATAGTGGATTCAGTATTATAATTGCACCTCTGCTGTAATAACAGCAACGATGCAAAGAATAAATTTCAATCTATTTATTGTACTTCTTCACTTCCTTTCCTTATTTCAAACATTCTAGAGCAAGAGATATAAGTTCattcattttgtttttcatttgtGGGagcacacacatatatatatatatatctcttttTATGCCTAGGGGTGTGGAAacttttaaaattcaacatcTCTGTTTATGCCTACGCCTGTTTATGCCTACGGGTGTGGAAACATATATTCGTGCTTCCACATCTCTAGGCATAAACAGAGATGACATTTCCCTTTTTGATGGGTCGCCATTATGGATGGTGACTGGTAAGTATCTATGCAAACATTGATGTCAGTTAGTCTCTAGTAACAAATTTAAAACCATGATCAGGGAAGATATTAGGACATTTGGAAAATAACgtagaaatataaaaaaaatattggaaattatctttttcaaatttttacaATCAACATAGCCACATAGATATATCCAAATATATCTTGGTAAAATAGATACACATAAACATTGAATGTTTCATCCTTGGGCGAAAGCAACATGGGATTTATTTGACAGCCATAATCAATATGGCTTGTGTCAGGAATCACCACTTTATAGTCTCACCTGTGAAGCCATGTTTTATAGTAGAGGTTCTCCAGTGCCTGAAAGCCTACATGACAAAATTAACCACCTTTGCTTTCAGAATAAGCTATTGGAATGGAAACTAGTAGTTCTGCAGACCAACATAATTTACTAACATAAGGAAATCCATAAAAAGTTCATTCAGTGTCTAAATAAGTTGATTACACCGATAATACTTTTTGTTGAATTGATAATCGGGTGTGGAAGTGCAAAATCAAATCCAAATGGAATCAAAGAGTGGCATACTTGAACATTAAATTGGAAACATCAAGCATAATGATATTCACAAGACCTGTTCTGTTTTGCTAAAAAATAAAGTCTCTGAGCACATATTAAATTCTTAGGAGATATATTTGGTTGTCAAATGGCACAAAATACATTGTCAttgtttcctttgttttttGTTCCTATAATTGAACTGAAAACCCTTCATAGAGATCTGAAAAAAGAGATCATGCTGAtacacaaatattttttttatgtcgGAACCATACTCTGAACAAAAAAGATATGGAAGTCGCGTCAAATGTTTGATTCATATAGCACTTTTCAGCTAggcaaaaaaggaaaagaaaaaccGTAACAAATTGGTAGAGAGATAAAGGAAAAATGAACACCTTGGCTGAGGAAGATATCATGAAAGACCTCAAATTTATTGAAGAAAGCTGCTATGATATCTTCACGCTGTAGTTGATTCGCAGCATATCCCAACCTCTGCAGCACAGCATTCAAGCATGTTGTTGGTCTTTGATTATCGATATTCAAGCCGATTCCTAAAAGTATAATACAAGTACCTCAGTGGAAATccttgtgatttcaaaaattgTTTGATGTTATACCATATAGTAACATGACCATACGTGACTAAATTTCAATAGGTGGCAGAAGTAAAAGAGTGAATCTTTTCAAGCATTAAAATGAATGGAGAAGGGGTCTGCTAACAATCCATCAAAGAGAAGAGTATTTACCAGCACTGACATTAAACTTTTTAGACCTATATGTTGATGTGCACAAAATGCCACCCACTTTAAGACCATCTAGATACAGATCATTTGGCCACTTTATCCGGACATCTAGTGAAGGCATTCCCTGAAATGGTACGCTATCAAGATGTGAATAACAAAAAAGAAGTAGAAAAAAGGTCAAGATTAAACTATAGATAAGCACAGTAACCTGGAAAATGAGATATCAAAACTAATCAACAGataaaatttatgattttacAATCCAAAGCAGCCAGAGAATATAGCTAAATCATTTGCAGAAATAGCTCAGTTTCTTAAAGGAAGTAAAAGCACAGTTTCTAGAAAACCATCACAAACCCCTAATTCTCTCATCGGAAAGGATATAATGTCCCATAGGCCTGCTCAGCGTCCTGAACACTAGATTGAATTATCAGAACTCCTGGAGAATGTTAGCctagtttatatataatttcatgTTGATGATATTCAATCAAATTGAAGAATTTCACATCTGCAACCTTGTGTTGTTTACGAAATTGTACATAAAATTAGACACAATCATTGGTAGAGAAGTCATACTCCACAGTCCACACCTACACATTGAAGAGAGCACAGTTTTATTACAGCTTATAACCACAACCACAACCTAAAGATCCATCATGTTCCTAATCTCTAGTAAAAAACTCTATCAAGACGATCACTTTCTATGCACTCAGCTCTCATGTAAGCTCAATGTCTGCAGGTATAACTGCATTAAGCTCTTTGTGATGAAATTATGAATTACTGAGGATGCAAATCAAAGCAACATCTAACAAAAGCTTAAGCAGACAGAAGAAATTTTAAGGGCTCCATTCCATATCAAGCTTTCTCGAGGACTTTCTGATACAAAGCTTGCAAACAGGCTCCAAAGCTCTTCATATGGAAAGGGAGTCGACTCAATGTGTGTAACATTACATCTAGAGCTTATACTACCTTTATTCAACAGCTGAACTGCTGAAGTACTTGCATTGCAACTGCAATAAACAACTATGAGAACTAACTAAGTTCATAACAAATGACGTGACATCTTCAATTTGGTTTGAACAAGCAGAAAGGATAAAAGCACCTAAAACTAATTTGGATCTTGACTGGAGCacacataaaaacaatattttgATCATCCACTCAATCTGAAGTTCTAATAAACGTTCAATTTCTGGCTACTACTCAAAGTTAGTATCATTACTGGTTACTACCAGTTAAGATGCAATATCTTTATGAGCCTAACTTATTCAATTAGTGAAGCGTGACCTCTGATTCGTGTATACTTATTATAGCTATCAATTTTGTATACAGGTTAAAAGTTTAGCACTGTTTCACATACTTGTCCTGCAGAAGGATCTTCAGCAACAACTTAGCTTGGACCGCTAAATAGCTTTATCATGCAACTAACTCAAACAGGATTGGCAATCGATAGATCCCATGACTATTCAAATGAGATTCTATCTTATTTTCGTTTGACAAATGGACACAAGCAACACTCAGCAAAAGCACTTACATTTCTTCGACAGACATCATTAACTGCTTCAGTCATAGCCAAACAAACTACATACTGCACAAGTGGCACCACTCTCCCATCTTCCATCTGAATTGTGAATGAAAAGAGAAGGCATCCCTTTGGTGACTCCCATACATTCTTCGACCGACCTTGAAACCCGAGCAAGATGTAATCAACAAGGGTTAATCATAGTTTGTGCCCCCAACTTTCAGCGTTTACCAAAAAACTGTCCCCAACTTATGCTATTTGAGGTTTTCACTTCAAAAAGGCCCAACTTTGGAAAAAGTGCGACTTATGTCCCGTCTTAATGATGATGGAATAATGAGTCGCATGACCAGAATCTACAGTATTCAATATAAAATTGCAGAAAGAATCCGAAACCCTAAGAATTCGGCAAAGTGACTGATCATTCCATTTTCGGATTCTGTAAGGCAGGGCATAAATTAAACTTTTTACAAAGTCGAGAGATTTTGAAGTGAATACATAAGTTGAGGACATTTTCgacaaaaactaaaaattgaGGACACAAACTATGATAACCTAAACAACAATTACACATAATATGGATGCATAGATTCCAATGCACAAACGTAGATTAATACCTCTGCCCTTGAACTGCACGTCAGCAACACACACAGAACCAATGGGCAACTCACCAAAATTACTGCCAAAAATGCGTCAAAATAAAACATCACAAATGGATAAAACTCATTTACAATAAACTACATTTTCCTCATCCAAAAATGCAATAAAATGGAAGCCTTACTTCGCAACAACATCATGCGTGGAAGCTAATCGAGGAGAGTAAACGAGCAGCCTCCCGAAACGAGAAGTCGAGATAGAATTCATGTACGAATTCACACGAAAAACGCCGTCGTTGCCAGCACTCTCAGTCTCCGAATGCAAACACACACTCACCGGCGATCCATCGGGGAGTTTCAATGCGTTGTTCGTCTTCAAGCGCCGCGCAAATTCGTCTTCTGCAGCCGACTTTCCGCAAAGCACGAGCGTCGTAGATGATTCCGACTCCATTTCTGAAATCGAAAATTTAGCGACACAATGAAATTAGCTCTTCATTCGTCGCAGAAATGCAAACACTGATCGCAGAAGTTGATGAGTTATACTTGATGATAAGTAGAGATTCTTGGGGGAGAAGCTGAGGTTTTGAAGAGAGAGAAGCGGAGGAGGTcgtattagagagagaaagcgaGGGGAGCTGGTTACAAAGAGCATGGGAGACTGGCACTGGCAGTGGAGGCGGAGATATCAATTTCGCAGCTTTTTCAGGGATTTTTCATTGTCATGCGGAAAATTTGAGAAGTTTGCAATTTTTAACCGTCAAAACGGGCCGTCGGGCCGGGCCTAGTTAGCGCAGTCTAATCCTCACGCCGAGGCCCGACCCGGCCTGGCCCGCAGACCCGTGAAGAGAGAAACTTCAAATTAAAAGTTGAGTTTCCTTCTTTGCAACTACACACAGTAGCGAATTCTAGCTCTGCGTTAATGGAAGAACTACAGAAGGCATTAAACGGAAAAAGTTTATCAATTTCGACGCTTCCAGAAAAGGGCCGCTGCCTCTTAGCCGCGCGTGATTTCTCCCCAGGTTTTTCAAGAAAGAAgttgcttttcttttttctttctttttaatcTTCAATAATTTCTTCAGTTTTTGCAATTATTTCTTCTTCGGATTTTGATTGTTCCTTGTGTTGTAGGGGAAGTGATATTAAGTGAGAATCCATATGTTTCTGTGCCGAACAAGAACAAAGAATCGCCTCTGTGTAAGTGTGAATGGTGCTTCTCATCAACCAACCTGAAGAAATGCTCTGCTTGCCATGTTGTTTGGTATTGCAGCAGCAAATGTCAGGTAAAAATGGTGATGATTGGTGTGCTTTTGGGTTGAAAAGAATGAATATGTCATTATCTTGAACAGGAGTTTGtttgttctctttttttttaatgattttctGAAATTCTTGTCTTCTGTGTGGTAAGTAGCTACATTTGTGAACACTTTCAGAGGTCAGATTGGAAGCTGCATTCTGAAGAATGCAGAGTGCTGTCGAAGGTTGACAAGCAAAGAGTGAGTTCACTCACGCCATCCTTACGATTGATGGTGAAACTGTGTATACGGCGAAAGCTGGAAATTGAGAAGGTGAGTGGATGCTTGAAGGCTCTCCTTGTAGTGCCTGAGTTTAATGATTGTTGATAGCTTAGAAATTTGGATCAAGAAGAAAATGTTAATGATGATAAATGTAAATGAATGTAATAGCTAATGTTTCTTTCAGATGAGGAAGGCTTTCACCTATCCCTGCCTTTGCTCTGCATAATTATGTTAACTTGCATATAAATTCTTAATGTAATAGATGCATCGTCTCCTTCCATTTTTGGCATTTCTAGCTAAACTGAATATTGATTTTATATGTGACATAGCATTTACAAGATTCTGATGCAGGGGTGCATTTTAAGTACATAATTTACTCAAATAAAACACATGGGAAAATCTCAAATCTGCAACTTATGTATTGGAAGTTTATCTGTCATGGAATTAAACAACTGCCCTATGCGTGGGAGGACAAAAAAAAGTTGGAGCTGGAGATGGTTGGGTCGTATAATATTAAGGCATTTTCATCATCAATGTGCTCAATTGCTTCAGTTGTTTACCATCTTTCTGAAGTTCTACTCCTTTGAGGGGTAAAACATTCATGCTTAACACTTACAGATAATTGCAATAAGCCTAATGATGGTTGATGATTTTAATGCTGCTAGGTTATCCTTACTTCCACAACAGAAAGTTACAAGTATGTGGAAGCGTTGGTTTCTCGTATCCTTGTGTACTGTTTAGTCCGGACTTGTGCATTCTATGCTATGAAGCGTGTTAAACTTCTGCAGCTATTGTATTCTTTACAAAACTAAAATAGATATGTCAGATATCGATGAGAAACAGCTGCTGCTGTATGCACAGATGGCTAACCTTGTCAATTTGATACTCCAGTGGCCCGATTCTCAGATCAACGTCAAAGAGATTGCCGAAAATTTTTCTAAGGTATCTAATGAACTAAAGATCggattctttttttcttttcttatactTAGTTTGTCTCTGCTCATATATTTCGTGTTTGGGGAATTTATCAATATCCCACTCGTTGCTCAAGTTACAGCTGGTAACATTATTGTTTGTTGCTTTGATATCCATATATTGTTACATGGCTT harbors:
- the LOC131011958 gene encoding biotin--protein ligase 2-like isoform X1, yielding MLFVTSSPRFLSLIRPPPLLSLQNLSFSPKNLYLSSKMESESSTTLVLCGKSAAEDEFARRLKTNNALKLPDGSPVSVCLHSETESAGNDGVFRVNSYMNSISTSRFGRLLVYSPRLASTHDVVANNFGELPIGSVCVADVQFKGRGRSKNVWESPKGCLLFSFTIQMEDGRVVPLVQYVVCLAMTEAVNDVCRRNGMPSLDVRIKWPNDLYLDGLKVGGILCTSTYRSKKFNVSAGIGLNIDNQRPTTCLNAVLQRLGYAANQLQREDIIAAFFNKFEVFHDIFLSQGFQALENLYYKTWLHSGQRVILQEKSESEDQVSENVVTIQGLTPSGYLLAATDDGQICELHPDGNRYSQIPLYLILNINSVS
- the LOC131011958 gene encoding biotin--protein ligase 2-like isoform X2, with translation MLFVTSSPRFLSLIRPPPLLSLQNLSFSPKNLYLSSKMESESSTTLVLCGKSAAEDEFARRLKTNNALKLPDGSPVSVCLHSETESAGNDGVFRVNSYMNSISTSRFGRLLVYSPRLASTHDVVANNFGELPIGSVCVADVQFKGRGRSKNVWESPKGCLLFSFTIQMEDGRVVPLVQYVVCLAMTEAVNDVCRRNGMPSLDVRIKWPNDLYLDGLKVGGILCTSTYRSKKFNVSAGIGLNIDNQRPTTCLNAVLQRLGYAANQLQREDIIAAFFNKFEVFHDIFLSQGFQALENLYYKTWLHSGQRVILQEKSESEDQVSENVVTIQGLTPSGYLLAATDDGQICELHPDGNSFDFFQGLVRRKLA